In a genomic window of Shouchella clausii:
- the ychF gene encoding redox-regulated ATPase YchF, producing MALTTGIVGLPNVGKSTLFNAITQAGAESANYPFCTIDPNVGIVEVPDVRLEKLTELVKPKKTVPTAFEFTDIAGIVEGASKGEGLGNQFLSHIRQVDAISHVVRCFADENITHVSGGVNPLRDIEVINLELILADLESVDKRIGRVAKLAKAKDKAAVAELPVLEALKEAFENEKPARSIDFDDDQLKIVKQLHLLTSKPVLYVANVAEDDLLAGEDNDYVKQVKAFAEAENSNVIVVCAKIESEIAELEGDEKALFLEELGIQESGLDQLIRAAYSLLGLETYFTAGEQEVRAWTYRRGTKAPQAAGIIHTDFERGFIRAEVVAYDDLLAAGGMVAAKERGKVRLEGKEYVVQDGDVIHFRFNV from the coding sequence GTGGCTTTAACAACTGGAATAGTAGGGTTGCCAAACGTGGGGAAATCAACGCTGTTCAATGCGATTACCCAAGCCGGTGCAGAATCGGCCAATTACCCGTTTTGTACGATTGACCCAAATGTAGGGATTGTCGAAGTGCCTGACGTGCGGTTGGAAAAATTAACCGAACTGGTCAAACCGAAAAAAACGGTGCCGACAGCGTTTGAATTTACAGATATAGCTGGGATTGTCGAAGGCGCCAGCAAAGGCGAGGGGCTCGGCAACCAGTTTTTGTCTCATATTCGCCAAGTAGATGCGATTTCCCATGTTGTCCGCTGCTTTGCTGATGAAAACATTACCCATGTTTCCGGAGGCGTCAATCCGTTGCGCGACATTGAAGTTATTAACTTAGAATTGATTTTGGCTGACTTGGAATCAGTCGACAAGCGGATCGGCCGTGTCGCGAAGCTGGCGAAAGCAAAAGACAAAGCCGCTGTTGCTGAATTGCCTGTGCTAGAAGCATTAAAAGAGGCGTTTGAAAATGAAAAGCCAGCACGAAGCATTGATTTCGATGACGACCAACTAAAAATTGTCAAACAGCTACACTTGCTTACAAGCAAACCTGTCCTGTATGTAGCCAACGTTGCTGAAGACGATTTGCTTGCTGGCGAAGACAATGATTACGTCAAACAAGTGAAAGCATTTGCGGAAGCGGAAAACAGCAATGTGATTGTCGTTTGCGCCAAAATTGAATCGGAAATTGCGGAGCTGGAAGGCGATGAAAAAGCGCTGTTTTTAGAAGAGCTCGGCATCCAAGAATCAGGGCTTGACCAATTAATCCGCGCGGCATATTCTTTGCTAGGCTTGGAAACGTATTTTACAGCAGGAGAGCAGGAAGTGAGGGCCTGGACATACCGCCGGGGCACGAAGGCGCCACAAGCAGCTGGGATTATCCATACTGACTTTGAGCGCGGCTTTATCCGTGCTGAAGTTGTCGCCTATGACGATTTGCTTGCCGCTGGCGGCATGGTTGCTGCAAAAGAGCGGGGCAAAGTTCGCCTTGAAGGAAAAGAATACGTCGTCCAAGACGGAGATGTCATCCATTTTCGGTTTAATGTGTAA
- the rpsF gene encoding 30S ribosomal protein S6 translates to MRKYEIMYIIAPNLEESANKEIIERYNKVLTDNGAEILKVDEIGKKRLAYEINDFKDGFYVLLSVQANTEAINEFNRLIKINDNVIRVLVTKDEQ, encoded by the coding sequence ATGCGTAAGTATGAAATTATGTACATTATCGCTCCAAACCTAGAAGAATCAGCAAACAAGGAAATCATTGAGCGTTACAACAAAGTGCTCACTGACAACGGTGCTGAAATTCTAAAGGTGGACGAGATCGGTAAAAAACGCCTAGCTTATGAAATCAACGATTTCAAAGATGGTTTCTATGTATTGCTAAGTGTACAAGCAAATACGGAAGCAATTAACGAGTTTAACCGTTTGATTAAAATCAACGACAACGTTATCCGCGTTCTCGTAACAAAAGACGAACAGTAA
- the ssb gene encoding single-stranded DNA-binding protein, with the protein MLNRVVLVGRLTRDPELRFTPNGVAVANFTLAVNRPFSNQQGEREADFINCVVWRKPAENVANFLKKGSLAGVDGRVQTRSYDNNEGRRVFVTEVVAESVQFLEPRNSQNQSSGNPGFDQYGAGSQGSGNQTGGSRSNGYDNDPFSNDGSIDISDDDLPF; encoded by the coding sequence TTGTTAAACCGTGTTGTTCTTGTCGGACGCTTAACGCGTGACCCTGAATTGCGATTCACGCCAAACGGTGTAGCTGTAGCCAATTTTACGCTTGCAGTCAACCGTCCGTTTTCAAACCAGCAAGGAGAACGAGAAGCTGACTTCATTAACTGTGTTGTCTGGCGCAAACCGGCTGAGAATGTCGCCAATTTCCTTAAAAAAGGGAGCCTTGCAGGAGTCGACGGCCGTGTGCAAACGCGAAGCTATGACAATAATGAAGGCAGGCGCGTTTTTGTAACGGAAGTCGTTGCTGAAAGCGTCCAATTTCTCGAACCTCGCAATAGTCAAAACCAATCCTCTGGGAATCCTGGTTTTGATCAGTACGGCGCTGGCAGCCAAGGTTCTGGCAACCAAACTGGTGGCAGCCGTTCTAATGGATATGATAACGACCCGTTCTCGAATGACGGTTCGATTGATATTTCCGATGATGATCTTCCATTTTAA
- the rpsR gene encoding 30S ribosomal protein S18 — protein MARRGRPKRRKVCFFTANKITHIDYKDVDLLKRFISERGKILPRRVTGTSAKYQRKLTVAIKRARQVALLPYVNDVN, from the coding sequence ATGGCACGTCGTGGTCGTCCTAAACGGAGAAAAGTATGCTTTTTTACTGCCAATAAAATTACCCATATTGACTACAAAGATGTTGATTTGCTGAAACGTTTTATTTCCGAACGTGGAAAAATTCTTCCGCGCCGCGTAACTGGAACTTCTGCAAAGTACCAACGTAAGCTGACTGTAGCGATTAAACGCGCTCGCCAAGTAGCATTGCTACCTTACGTCAACGATGTAAACTAA
- a CDS encoding YybS family protein, translating into MKGLLCGVIYIALFMIFAFNIPLLNMFALVAMPLPVVYFTAIFGPRPGMVLTAAVGLLGTIATLNPLAAFAFAVIGYVLGYAQHKRRKGAELLLATIVASFVFLSAAYILLTAVTDLSVLQFVRESLQETQQLLSELGMESYDEAFIEEYVQLIESLMTFLLLLMAAVYAFLVYGAATMLFKRVDLPYHKLPKFREWAFPRFFLWFYFSLLLLSFLPFEPGSYMAAVTQTGINLVSVLLIIQGVSLLFVYLQARRLAKGVSVFIIIMVVISLLLVPFLLWAMKMIGVLDMVLRIRDRMKL; encoded by the coding sequence ATGAAGGGTCTACTATGCGGTGTGATTTACATTGCATTGTTCATGATCTTTGCATTTAACATTCCGCTATTAAACATGTTCGCACTTGTCGCCATGCCGTTGCCAGTTGTTTATTTTACGGCCATTTTTGGGCCAAGGCCGGGGATGGTGCTAACAGCGGCTGTCGGTTTGCTTGGAACAATAGCGACGTTAAACCCTTTGGCAGCATTTGCTTTTGCCGTCATTGGCTATGTGCTCGGCTATGCTCAGCACAAGCGCAGAAAAGGGGCTGAATTGTTGCTGGCAACGATTGTTGCATCGTTTGTCTTTCTTTCGGCTGCCTACATACTCCTTACAGCCGTCACCGATCTATCCGTGCTGCAATTTGTCCGGGAGTCCCTCCAAGAGACGCAACAGCTTCTGTCTGAATTAGGGATGGAATCCTATGATGAAGCATTTATAGAGGAATACGTCCAATTAATTGAATCGCTGATGACCTTTTTGTTGCTACTGATGGCTGCCGTATATGCGTTTTTGGTCTATGGAGCGGCAACCATGCTCTTTAAACGTGTAGACCTACCGTATCATAAGCTGCCGAAGTTTCGCGAATGGGCATTTCCACGTTTTTTCCTTTGGTTTTATTTTTCCCTATTGCTCCTGTCCTTTTTGCCATTTGAGCCTGGTTCCTATATGGCGGCAGTCACGCAAACTGGCATAAATTTGGTCAGTGTATTGCTTATCATCCAAGGAGTGTCGCTTCTGTTTGTGTATTTGCAGGCAAGGCGGCTTGCAAAGGGCGTCTCTGTTTTCATTATTATCATGGTTGTCATCAGTCTTTTACTCGTGCCATTTTTGTTGTGGGCCATGAAAATGATTGGCGTACTGGATATGGTTTTAAGAATTCGCGACCGTATGAAACTGTAA
- a CDS encoding DHH family phosphoesterase yields MPNWKKQWWQQLHVITLFAIAVVSIAVLAYYRLEAGAVAGIALIVWIGLFHQSHKRNERQLHKYISTLSYRVNKAGEEAVTKLPVGIVLYNEDEVIEWVNPFVEERFGTGLIGEPITCIHEELGEYVSKDVANETFQMESSYYYMTFERDEQLIYIVDVTEKEQTQKKYQHMLPVIAHIYLDNYDEVTQSMEDQVRSRLLAKVTTALNNWASDYDIFLRRTSSDRFLAVMNHKTLLLLEENRFELLDDIRERTAREKVPITLSIGVGTEETSLKQLGALAQSSLDLALGRGGDQVAIKKKNGRVRFYGGKTNAMEKRTRVRARVISHALRDFVKESERVIVMGHQRPDMDAIGAAIGVLKIADLNDREGFIVLDVEDINPDVQRLLEETEKHDHLWSQFVSPEEALDLADKETLLVVVDTHKPSLVIEPRLLEMIDRIIVIDHHRRSEDFVEDPVLVYMEPYASSTAELVTELLEYQPMQFKMDRLEATALLAGIIVDTRSFAVRTGARTFDAASFLRANGADTALVQKLLKEDLASYVKRAKLVENAYLYREGYAIAVAPDDHVYDQLVIAQAADTLLTMSGVLASFVVCQLADGRIGISARSLGDVNVQVIMEKLGGGGHLSNAATQLPDLTLEEGKLQLEKAIDEVREGGSGA; encoded by the coding sequence ATGCCAAATTGGAAAAAGCAGTGGTGGCAACAGCTTCATGTCATCACACTCTTTGCCATTGCCGTTGTGTCCATTGCTGTTCTCGCTTATTATCGCTTAGAAGCCGGCGCAGTTGCTGGCATTGCTCTGATCGTATGGATCGGTTTATTTCACCAATCCCATAAGCGCAATGAACGGCAGTTGCACAAATATATTTCGACTTTATCATACCGTGTGAACAAGGCAGGGGAAGAAGCTGTCACCAAGCTGCCTGTAGGCATTGTCCTCTATAATGAGGATGAAGTGATCGAGTGGGTAAATCCGTTTGTTGAGGAACGGTTTGGGACTGGGCTGATCGGCGAGCCTATTACCTGCATCCATGAAGAGCTTGGCGAATATGTAAGCAAGGACGTTGCCAATGAAACGTTCCAAATGGAGTCCTCTTACTATTACATGACGTTTGAGCGCGACGAGCAACTTATTTACATTGTGGATGTAACCGAGAAAGAACAAACGCAAAAAAAGTACCAACATATGCTGCCAGTCATCGCGCATATTTACTTAGACAACTACGATGAAGTCACACAAAGCATGGAAGATCAAGTTCGCAGCCGGCTGCTCGCCAAAGTGACAACAGCGTTGAACAACTGGGCGAGCGATTATGATATCTTTTTAAGAAGGACGTCATCTGATCGGTTTTTGGCAGTGATGAACCATAAGACGCTATTGCTGTTAGAGGAGAACCGGTTTGAATTGCTTGATGATATCCGTGAACGGACAGCGAGGGAGAAAGTGCCAATTACGCTCAGCATTGGGGTCGGCACGGAAGAAACGTCATTAAAACAACTGGGCGCCTTGGCCCAGTCAAGCTTAGATCTAGCGCTTGGCCGCGGCGGCGACCAAGTGGCGATCAAAAAGAAAAATGGCCGCGTCCGCTTTTATGGCGGCAAGACCAATGCGATGGAAAAACGGACACGGGTACGCGCTCGCGTTATCTCCCATGCTTTGCGCGATTTTGTAAAAGAAAGCGAACGAGTGATTGTCATGGGCCACCAGCGTCCAGATATGGACGCGATTGGGGCAGCGATTGGCGTATTAAAAATTGCTGACTTAAATGACCGTGAAGGCTTTATTGTGCTCGATGTGGAGGATATTAACCCGGATGTCCAGCGGTTATTGGAAGAAACGGAGAAACACGACCATTTGTGGAGCCAGTTTGTTTCGCCGGAAGAAGCATTGGATTTAGCTGATAAAGAGACGTTGCTCGTCGTCGTCGATACACACAAGCCATCGCTTGTCATTGAGCCGCGGCTATTGGAAATGATTGACCGAATCATTGTCATTGACCACCATCGCCGCAGCGAAGACTTTGTTGAAGATCCGGTTCTCGTTTATATGGAGCCGTATGCGTCATCTACGGCCGAGCTTGTGACCGAGCTGCTCGAGTACCAGCCGATGCAGTTCAAAATGGACCGGCTGGAAGCGACAGCACTGCTCGCTGGCATTATTGTCGATACAAGAAGTTTTGCCGTCCGTACTGGGGCGAGGACATTTGATGCAGCCTCGTTTTTGCGGGCCAACGGCGCCGATACGGCGCTCGTGCAAAAGCTATTAAAGGAAGACTTGGCGTCTTACGTAAAGCGTGCTAAGCTTGTAGAAAACGCCTATCTTTACCGAGAGGGCTATGCCATTGCCGTGGCTCCAGACGACCATGTTTACGATCAGCTCGTGATCGCCCAGGCTGCTGATACGTTGCTGACAATGAGCGGCGTGCTTGCCTCTTTTGTCGTTTGTCAGCTTGCTGATGGACGAATCGGCATTAGCGCTCGTTCACTTGGCGACGTAAATGTCCAAGTCATCATGGAAAAGCTCGGCGGTGGCGGCCATCTCTCAAATGCAGCGACACAATTGCCTGACTTGACGCTGGAGGAAGGGAAACTCCAGCTCGAGAAGGCCATTGATGAAGTACGAGAAGGAGGAAGCGGAGCATGA
- the rplI gene encoding 50S ribosomal protein L9 — protein sequence MKVIFTEDVKGKGKKGELKDVSEGYARNYLIPKNLAVAATSGNIKDLEAQEKSKQKKAEAELQKAKALKEELEALKIEIPAKAGEGGRLFGAVSTKQIAEALGKQGKKVDKRKIQLDEPIRSLGYTKVPIKIHPEVVATATVHVVEA from the coding sequence ATGAAAGTCATTTTCACTGAAGATGTAAAAGGGAAAGGCAAAAAAGGCGAATTGAAAGACGTGTCAGAAGGCTATGCCCGCAACTATTTAATCCCTAAAAATTTAGCAGTGGCAGCTACGTCTGGAAATATAAAAGACCTTGAGGCACAAGAAAAAAGCAAGCAAAAAAAGGCGGAAGCGGAACTTCAAAAAGCGAAAGCATTGAAAGAAGAGCTTGAAGCGCTCAAGATCGAGATTCCTGCCAAAGCTGGCGAAGGCGGCCGCCTATTCGGGGCCGTGTCGACAAAGCAAATTGCCGAGGCACTTGGGAAACAAGGCAAGAAAGTCGATAAACGCAAAATCCAATTGGACGAACCGATTCGTTCACTCGGCTACACGAAAGTGCCGATTAAAATCCACCCAGAAGTGGTGGCAACGGCTACTGTCCACGTTGTAGAAGCATAG